In Vespa crabro chromosome 7, iyVesCrab1.2, whole genome shotgun sequence, a single window of DNA contains:
- the LOC124425731 gene encoding protein spindle-F isoform X1, translated as MYVHMTYNQGQWNTTINIVMNIMDIKDNSENDNFGSYHALLIAFKTMKERCQQLQTRLAAVEEENLCLRLECGKDMSTAIVKVNSNDKAVIQTLQEKVENLKKQKSQLTHHVFMVAAENRHLWNRLIRLSKTNKSLEMHFTKISDALKQHPSTQSFDIMSHSFCNIPSPIKQETNKCILGIDNGEKEQSLEEISLKLINSIMLEKSDLEQQYAEMVELQNNADLNLQNIGFTYPEDSDTDSLEQLKQHDVRLSQTKDALLAQQNRLKRAIQNMKKIKRGGMCNGCRKNANKKVVHIGIQFNSADSFQEHGSTQTSLPPISLSLEKCATENSDTDDKICPLCGFFYGKSIPFAEFHEHVLSHFTKDTSVDGFELVH; from the exons atgtatgtgcatatgACGTATAACCAAGGACAATGG AACACAACCATAAATATTGTCATGAATATAAtggatataaaagataattctgaaaatgataattttggATCTTATCATGCTTTGCTGATCGCATTCAAAACAATGAAGGAACGTTGTCAACAATTACAAACAAGATTAGCTgctgtagaagaagaaaatttgtgTTTAAGACTCGAATGTGGAAAGGATATGTCTACTGCGATTGTAAAAGTCAATAGTAATGACAAAGCTGTGATTCAAACTTTACAG gaaaaagtagaaaatcttaaaaaacaaaagtcaCAATTAACCCATCATGTCTTTATGGTTGCTGCAGAAAATCGTCATTTATGGAACCGACTAATCAGATTATCAAAAACCAATAAGTCTTTAGAAATGCATTTCACAAAAATTTCTGATGCATTAAAACAACATCCTTCTACTCAATCATTTGATATTATGTCACATAGTTTTTGTAATATTCCATCTCCTATTaaacaagaaacaaataaatgtatattggGTATAGATAatg GTGAAAAAGAGCAGAGTTTGGAAGAAATATCACTTAAACTTATCAACAGTATTATGTTAGAAAAATCTGATCTTGAACAGCAGTATGCAGAG ATGGTAGAATTACAAAATAACGCTGActtaaatttacaaaatattggTTTCACTTATCCAGAAGATTCTGATACAGATTCATTAGAACAATTAAAACAACATGATGTAAGATTATCACAAACAAAGGATGCCTTATTAGCACAACAGAATAGATTGAAAAGAGCTATacagaatatgaaaaaaattaaaagag gaGGAATGTGTAATGGTTGCCGTAAAAATGCGAATAAAAAAGTTGTGCATATAGGAATACAATTTAATTCAGCTGACAGTTTTCAAGAACATGGTTCAACACAAACAAGTTTACCACCAATAAGTTTATCTTTAGAAAAATGTGCTACTGAAAATTCAGATACTGATGATAAAATTTGTCCATTATGTGGATTTTTTTATGGAAAGTCTATCCCATTTGCAGAATTTCATGAACATGTTTTGAGTCATTTTACGAAAGATACATCTGTAGATGGGTTTGAACTTGTACATTAA
- the LOC124425733 gene encoding pyridoxal phosphate homeostasis protein, producing the protein MKAINSNQVINHIKKYKMEDVVEGLKLVRDKINAASAKREPEYTYFEPRLVAVSKFKPPELIVAAYEAGQRHFGENYVNELKEKAFDSSIVDKCKDIRWHFIGHLQKNKVNKIISIPNLYIIETVDNKQIATAIDNAFSKVNEKNSQLKIMVQVNTSEEEAKSGCKVEEVSELVKHIMDNCKQLEFTGLMTIGIYGYDISNGPNPDFLRLKKCREDLCKELELDIKKVELSMGMSTDYEHAVLLGSSNVRVGTAIFGERPKKGGQ; encoded by the exons ATGAAAGCGATAAATTCGAAT caagttattaatcatattaaaaagtaCAAAATGGAAGACGTGGTTGAAGGTCTGAAATTAGTTCGCGACAAAATCAACGCTGCATCTGCTAAACGAGAACCG GAATATACCTATTTTGAACCTCGTTTAGTAGCTGTAAGCAAATTTAAGCCTCCAGAGTTGATTGTTGCGGCTTATGAGGCTGGTCAAAGACATTTCGGAGAGAATTATGTTAatgaattgaaagaaaaagcattTGATTCATCTATCGTTGATAAATGCAAAGATATCCGATGGCACTTTATTGGacatttacaaaaaaataaagtgaataaaattataagcataccaaatttatatatcattgaaaCAGTTGATAACAAACAAATTGCAACTGCAATTGATAATGCATTCtcaaaagtaaatgaaaaaaactcACAATTGAAAATTATGGTACAGGTCAATACAAGCGAAGAAGAAG caAAAAGTGGTTgcaaagtagaagaagtatcAGAACTTGTGAAGCATATTATGGATAACTGTAAACAATTGGAATTTACTGGTCTTATGACAATAGGTATCTACGGATACGATATTTCAAACGGCCCAAATCCAGATTTTCTACGCTTGAAGAAATGTAGAGAAGATCTATGTAAAGAATTAGaacttgatataaaaaaagtggAACTTTCAATGGGAATGTCTACCGATTATGAACACGCG gtATTACTTGGAAGTTCAAATGTAAGGGTGGGAACTGCTATATTTGGCGAGAGACCGAAGAAGGGTGGTCAATAA
- the LOC124425731 gene encoding protein spindle-F isoform X2, which translates to MNIMDIKDNSENDNFGSYHALLIAFKTMKERCQQLQTRLAAVEEENLCLRLECGKDMSTAIVKVNSNDKAVIQTLQEKVENLKKQKSQLTHHVFMVAAENRHLWNRLIRLSKTNKSLEMHFTKISDALKQHPSTQSFDIMSHSFCNIPSPIKQETNKCILGIDNGEKEQSLEEISLKLINSIMLEKSDLEQQYAEMVELQNNADLNLQNIGFTYPEDSDTDSLEQLKQHDVRLSQTKDALLAQQNRLKRAIQNMKKIKRGGMCNGCRKNANKKVVHIGIQFNSADSFQEHGSTQTSLPPISLSLEKCATENSDTDDKICPLCGFFYGKSIPFAEFHEHVLSHFTKDTSVDGFELVH; encoded by the exons ATGAATATAAtggatataaaagataattctgaaaatgataattttggATCTTATCATGCTTTGCTGATCGCATTCAAAACAATGAAGGAACGTTGTCAACAATTACAAACAAGATTAGCTgctgtagaagaagaaaatttgtgTTTAAGACTCGAATGTGGAAAGGATATGTCTACTGCGATTGTAAAAGTCAATAGTAATGACAAAGCTGTGATTCAAACTTTACAG gaaaaagtagaaaatcttaaaaaacaaaagtcaCAATTAACCCATCATGTCTTTATGGTTGCTGCAGAAAATCGTCATTTATGGAACCGACTAATCAGATTATCAAAAACCAATAAGTCTTTAGAAATGCATTTCACAAAAATTTCTGATGCATTAAAACAACATCCTTCTACTCAATCATTTGATATTATGTCACATAGTTTTTGTAATATTCCATCTCCTATTaaacaagaaacaaataaatgtatattggGTATAGATAatg GTGAAAAAGAGCAGAGTTTGGAAGAAATATCACTTAAACTTATCAACAGTATTATGTTAGAAAAATCTGATCTTGAACAGCAGTATGCAGAG ATGGTAGAATTACAAAATAACGCTGActtaaatttacaaaatattggTTTCACTTATCCAGAAGATTCTGATACAGATTCATTAGAACAATTAAAACAACATGATGTAAGATTATCACAAACAAAGGATGCCTTATTAGCACAACAGAATAGATTGAAAAGAGCTATacagaatatgaaaaaaattaaaagag gaGGAATGTGTAATGGTTGCCGTAAAAATGCGAATAAAAAAGTTGTGCATATAGGAATACAATTTAATTCAGCTGACAGTTTTCAAGAACATGGTTCAACACAAACAAGTTTACCACCAATAAGTTTATCTTTAGAAAAATGTGCTACTGAAAATTCAGATACTGATGATAAAATTTGTCCATTATGTGGATTTTTTTATGGAAAGTCTATCCCATTTGCAGAATTTCATGAACATGTTTTGAGTCATTTTACGAAAGATACATCTGTAGATGGGTTTGAACTTGTACATTAA
- the LOC124425731 gene encoding protein spindle-F isoform X3, which translates to MYVHMTYNQGQWERCQQLQTRLAAVEEENLCLRLECGKDMSTAIVKVNSNDKAVIQTLQEKVENLKKQKSQLTHHVFMVAAENRHLWNRLIRLSKTNKSLEMHFTKISDALKQHPSTQSFDIMSHSFCNIPSPIKQETNKCILGIDNGEKEQSLEEISLKLINSIMLEKSDLEQQYAEMVELQNNADLNLQNIGFTYPEDSDTDSLEQLKQHDVRLSQTKDALLAQQNRLKRAIQNMKKIKRGGMCNGCRKNANKKVVHIGIQFNSADSFQEHGSTQTSLPPISLSLEKCATENSDTDDKICPLCGFFYGKSIPFAEFHEHVLSHFTKDTSVDGFELVH; encoded by the exons atgtatgtgcatatgACGTATAACCAAGGACAATGG GAACGTTGTCAACAATTACAAACAAGATTAGCTgctgtagaagaagaaaatttgtgTTTAAGACTCGAATGTGGAAAGGATATGTCTACTGCGATTGTAAAAGTCAATAGTAATGACAAAGCTGTGATTCAAACTTTACAG gaaaaagtagaaaatcttaaaaaacaaaagtcaCAATTAACCCATCATGTCTTTATGGTTGCTGCAGAAAATCGTCATTTATGGAACCGACTAATCAGATTATCAAAAACCAATAAGTCTTTAGAAATGCATTTCACAAAAATTTCTGATGCATTAAAACAACATCCTTCTACTCAATCATTTGATATTATGTCACATAGTTTTTGTAATATTCCATCTCCTATTaaacaagaaacaaataaatgtatattggGTATAGATAatg GTGAAAAAGAGCAGAGTTTGGAAGAAATATCACTTAAACTTATCAACAGTATTATGTTAGAAAAATCTGATCTTGAACAGCAGTATGCAGAG ATGGTAGAATTACAAAATAACGCTGActtaaatttacaaaatattggTTTCACTTATCCAGAAGATTCTGATACAGATTCATTAGAACAATTAAAACAACATGATGTAAGATTATCACAAACAAAGGATGCCTTATTAGCACAACAGAATAGATTGAAAAGAGCTATacagaatatgaaaaaaattaaaagag gaGGAATGTGTAATGGTTGCCGTAAAAATGCGAATAAAAAAGTTGTGCATATAGGAATACAATTTAATTCAGCTGACAGTTTTCAAGAACATGGTTCAACACAAACAAGTTTACCACCAATAAGTTTATCTTTAGAAAAATGTGCTACTGAAAATTCAGATACTGATGATAAAATTTGTCCATTATGTGGATTTTTTTATGGAAAGTCTATCCCATTTGCAGAATTTCATGAACATGTTTTGAGTCATTTTACGAAAGATACATCTGTAGATGGGTTTGAACTTGTACATTAA
- the LOC124425730 gene encoding signal recognition particle 54 kDa protein gives MVLADLGRKITSALRSLSNATVINEDVLNSMLKEICAALLEADVNIRLVKKLRENVRTVIDFDDMAGGLNKRRMIQSAVFKELVKLIDPGVKAYQPVKGRPNVIMFVGLQGAGKTTTCTKLAYHYLKKNWKACLVCADTFRAGAYDQIKQNATKARIPFYGSYTEVDPVTIAQEGVEMFKKEGYEIIIVDTSGRHKQEESLFEEMLQVANAVQPDNIIFVMDATIGQACEAQAKAFKERVNVGSIIITKLDGHAKGGGALSAVAATQSPVIFVGTGEHIDDLEPFKTKPFISKLLGMGDIEGLIDKVNELNLDDNEELLEKIKHGQFTLRDMYEQFQNIMKMGPFSQLMGMIPGFSQDFMSKGTEQESMARLKRLMTIMDSMNDAELDSRDGAKLFSKQPGRIVRVAQGAGITEKEVKDLITQYTKFAAVVKKMGGIKGLFKAGDMAKNVNPTQMAKLNHQMAKMMDPRVLQQMGGMPGLQNIMKQLQQGAAGGLGNLMGGFGGKS, from the coding sequence atggTCTTAGCTGACCTAGGACGTAAAATTACGTCGGCTTTGCGATCGCTTAGCAATGCGACCGTAATAAACGAGGATGTATTAAATTCTATGCTAAAGGAAATATGTGCAGCATTGCTCGAAGCTGATGTAAATATTAGGTTAGTCAAGAAATTAAGAGAAAATGTTCGCACTGTTATTGATTTTGATGATATGGCTGGAGGTCTTAATAAACGGCGTATGATACAAAGTGCTGTTTTCAAAGAATTGGTGAAATTGATAGATCCTGGTGTTAAAGCATATCAACCTGTGAAAGGCCGTCCCAATGTGATCATGTTTGTTGGCTTGCAAGGAGCGGGTAAAACAACAACTTGTACCAAATTGGCTTAccattatttaaagaaaaattggaaagCATGTTTAGTCTGCGCCGATACATTCCGTGCAGGTGCATACGatcaaataaaacaaaatgctACAAAAGCAAGAATACCATTTTATGGCAGTTATACAGAAGTGGATCCTGTGACTATTGCTCAAGAAGGTGTAGAAATGTTTAAGAAAGAAGgctatgaaattattattgttgataccAGTGGAAGGCACAAACAAGAAGAATCATTATTTGAAGAGATGTTACAGGTTGCCAATGCTGTTCAACCAGACAacataatatttgtaatggATGCAACAATAGGTCAAGCATGTGAAGCTCAAGCTAAGGCATTTAAAGAACGTGTAAATGTTGGTTCTATAATCATAACAAAATTGGATGGTCATGCGAAAGGTGGAGGTGCTTTGTCTGCTGTTGCAGCAACACAAAGTCCTGTAATATTTGTTGGAACGGGAGAACACATAGATGATTTGGAACCATTTAAAACAAAACCATTTATTAGCAAGCTATTAGGTATGGGAGATATAGAAGGACTTATTGATAAAGTAAATGAATTAAACTTAGATGATAATGAAGAATtacttgaaaaaattaaacatgGTCAATTTACTTTAAGAGATATGTATGaacaatttcaaaatatcATGAAAATGGGACCATTCTCACAATTAATGGGAATGATTCCTGGTTTTagtcaagattttatgtcaaAAGGAACTGAGCAAGAATCAATGGCCAGGTTAAAGAGACTTATGACTATTATGGATAGTATGAATGATGCGGAATTAGACAGCAGGGATGGTGCCAAATTATTTAGTAAACAACCAGGAAGAATTGTGAGAGTAGCACAAGGTGCTGGCATAACtgaaaaagaagtgaaagacTTAATAACTCAGTATACAAAGTTTGCAGCTGTTGTGAAAAAAATGGGTGGTATCAAAGGTTTATTCAAAGCAGGTGATATGGCTAAAAATGTTAATCCTACACAAATGGCAAAATTGAATCATCAAATGGCAAAAATGATGGACCCACGTGTCTTGCAACAAATGGGTGGTATGCCAGGCCTTCAAAATATCATGAAGCAATTGCAACAGGGAGCCGCAGGTGGATTGGGTAATTTAATGGGAGGGTTTGGTGGTAAATCTTGA
- the LOC124425736 gene encoding 39S ribosomal protein L32, mitochondrial translates to MAISMIKRLTSAFQKIEQALHIIFNRKFPPEALCAIDYNGLNLPCTVNNRGRFSLKDIIGDGFLWGVPTLRRTIEKRMSRRFGHPKYNWKPPVPKTNLLMCPNCGSHHEAGLLCGYCYEKVKIETKEIQDAIQQKLGLSPVEEDVIVIYEGEKEGKTDDFWKKQKVIEMPKKRPEWFHENLLEPSTVEPSDSKDIKPSQLA, encoded by the exons ATGGCAATTTCTATGATAAAACGATTAACTTCTGCTTTTCAAAAAATTGAACAAGCATTAcacataatttttaatcgtaaatTTCCTCcag aaGCATTATGTGCAATAGATTATAATGGGTTAAATCTTCCATGCACTGTAAACAATCGTGgtcgattttctttaaaagacATCATTGGAGATGGATTTTTGTGGGGAGTTCCAACATTAAGACGTACCATTGAAAAACGTATGAGTAGAAGATTTGGACATCCAAAATATAATTGGAAACCACCTGTTCCAAAAACTAATCTTTTGATGTGTCCCAATTGTGGTAGTCATCACGAGGCTGGACTTTTATGTG GATATTgttatgaaaaagtaaaaatagaaacaaaagaaatccAAGATGCCATCCAACAAAAATTAGGATTAAGTCCAGTTGAGGaagatgttattgttatttatgaaggagaaaaagaaggcaaGACGGATGACTTCTGGAAG aaacaGAAAGTAATAGAGATGCCAAAGAAACGACCTGAATGGTTTCATGAAAATCTTCTTGAACCATCTACAGTTGAACCTTCcgatagtaaagatataaAACCGTCGCAACTTGCTTAA